Proteins from one Streptomyces sp. NBC_00289 genomic window:
- a CDS encoding PrsW family intramembrane metalloprotease, whose translation MATCPPYPTHPSDTAGGVLRHAHWWQRTWVRYGALITLLTLSGLVILALVREQTGTEGFLVGLGLAVLPVPLLLAAFRWLDRVEPGPWRNLLFAFAWGACAAALIAIVTNSFATRWIATATADPSSADTIGATVIAPVVEESAKAAAVLLVFLFRRRDFTGIVDGVVIAGVTATGFAFTENILYLGTAFGTDQLTGDRGIASVTAATFFVRVIMSPFAHPLFTVLTGIGFGVSALSAERRRIRRVLLPLSGLLLAMGMHAIWNGSSKFGEYGFFAVYAGFMVPAFGLLTWLVVWTRQRELRTVRAELPAYVAAGWLTPAEPYALGSMRARRLARDHARRRFGKPAARAVAQYEAYATSLAFLRHRGRNGRANTDFVVRERELLQELWWRREVARPALDYAARATAPPVPVTAPPWPVYGVYGHANGYGMAGSGPVTGAGHGVGLGLGHGVGAGYGYGYGYGYGAAGYGHQAGPYPAYNPYQP comes from the coding sequence GTGGCCACCTGTCCCCCGTACCCGACGCATCCCAGTGACACCGCCGGCGGAGTACTGCGGCACGCGCACTGGTGGCAGCGCACATGGGTGCGTTACGGCGCGCTGATCACCCTGCTCACGCTCTCCGGGCTCGTCATCCTCGCCCTGGTCCGCGAACAGACCGGCACCGAGGGCTTCCTGGTCGGCCTCGGGCTCGCCGTCCTGCCCGTGCCGCTGCTCCTGGCCGCGTTCCGCTGGCTGGACCGCGTCGAGCCCGGCCCCTGGCGCAACCTGCTGTTCGCCTTCGCCTGGGGTGCCTGCGCGGCGGCGCTGATAGCGATCGTCACCAACAGTTTCGCGACCAGATGGATAGCCACCGCGACCGCCGATCCGTCGAGTGCCGACACCATCGGCGCGACCGTGATAGCGCCCGTCGTGGAGGAGTCCGCGAAGGCCGCCGCCGTCCTGCTCGTGTTCCTCTTCCGCCGCCGGGACTTCACCGGGATCGTCGACGGGGTCGTCATAGCCGGAGTCACCGCCACCGGTTTCGCGTTCACCGAGAACATCCTCTATCTCGGCACCGCGTTCGGCACCGACCAGCTCACCGGCGACCGCGGCATCGCCTCCGTCACCGCCGCGACCTTCTTCGTCCGCGTCATCATGTCGCCGTTCGCGCACCCCCTCTTCACCGTCCTCACCGGCATCGGCTTCGGCGTCTCCGCGCTGTCCGCCGAGCGCCGGCGGATACGGCGGGTGCTGCTGCCGCTGTCCGGGCTGCTGCTCGCGATGGGGATGCACGCGATCTGGAACGGCTCGTCGAAGTTCGGCGAGTACGGGTTCTTCGCGGTGTACGCGGGCTTCATGGTGCCCGCGTTCGGGCTGCTGACCTGGCTGGTCGTCTGGACACGGCAACGGGAGCTGAGGACCGTACGGGCCGAGCTGCCCGCCTATGTCGCGGCCGGCTGGCTGACCCCGGCCGAGCCGTACGCGCTCGGCTCGATGCGGGCCCGGCGGCTGGCGCGCGACCACGCCCGGCGCCGCTTCGGCAAACCGGCGGCCCGGGCGGTCGCCCAGTACGAGGCGTACGCGACCTCACTGGCGTTCCTGCGGCACCGGGGGCGCAACGGGCGGGCGAACACCGACTTCGTCGTACGGGAGAGGGAGTTGCTCCAGGAGCTGTGGTGGCGGCGGGAGGTGGCGCGCCCGGCGCTGGACTACGCGGCGAGGGCGACGGCTCCTCCCGTGCCGGTGACCGCGCCGCCGTGGCCGGTGTACGGCGTGTACGGCCACGCCAACGGCTACGGGATGGCGGGGAGCGGGCCCGTGACCGGAGCGGGACACGGTGTCGGCCTCGGCCTCGGTCACGGCGTCGGCGCCGGCTACGGCTACGGCTACGGCTACGGCTACGGAGCCGCCGGATACGGGCATCAGGCGGGACCGTACCCGGCCTACAACCCGTACCAGCCGTAA
- the trmB gene encoding tRNA (guanosine(46)-N7)-methyltransferase TrmB, which produces MSDSRNAPEASRPVSSPPGEHLSHTPGASVRHIRAKGEPRFPDGPAPDPAGSHFERRIRSFQPRRSRVTAGQADALQRLWAGWGLDIDGQRVIDLAELFGNDRPVVLEIGFGMGEATARMAAADPGTNILAVDVHTPGQGNLLALADQQGLTNVRVANGDAIILLREMLPPESLDGLRVYFPDPWPKKRHHKRRLIQPEFLSLAATRLRPGAIVHCATDWEPYAEQMLDVLTAHPDFENTRPDGGFAPRPDFRPLTRFEGQGLEKGHVVNDLLCRRVQREDNRTDLPPTGA; this is translated from the coding sequence GTGTCTGACTCCCGCAACGCCCCCGAAGCCTCCCGGCCCGTCTCCTCCCCGCCCGGCGAGCACCTCTCGCACACCCCCGGAGCCTCCGTGCGGCACATCCGGGCCAAGGGCGAGCCCCGTTTCCCGGACGGGCCCGCGCCCGATCCCGCCGGGTCGCACTTCGAGCGGCGGATCCGGAGTTTCCAGCCGCGCCGGAGCCGGGTGACCGCGGGACAGGCGGACGCGCTGCAGCGGCTGTGGGCCGGCTGGGGGCTGGACATCGACGGGCAGCGGGTCATCGACCTGGCCGAGTTGTTCGGGAACGACCGTCCCGTCGTCCTGGAGATCGGCTTCGGGATGGGCGAGGCCACCGCCCGGATGGCCGCCGCCGATCCCGGCACCAACATCCTCGCCGTCGACGTGCACACCCCCGGCCAGGGCAATCTGCTCGCTCTGGCCGACCAGCAGGGGCTGACCAACGTCCGCGTCGCGAACGGGGACGCCATCATCCTGCTGCGCGAGATGCTCCCGCCCGAGTCCCTCGACGGTCTGCGCGTGTACTTCCCCGATCCCTGGCCCAAGAAGCGCCACCACAAGCGGCGGCTGATCCAGCCGGAGTTCCTGTCGCTGGCCGCGACCCGGCTCAGGCCGGGGGCGATCGTCCACTGCGCCACCGACTGGGAGCCGTACGCCGAACAGATGCTCGACGTACTGACCGCGCACCCGGACTTCGAGAACACGCGGCCCGACGGCGGTTTCGCGCCCCGTCCCGACTTCAGGCCGCTGACCCGTTTCGAGGGCCAGGGACTGGAGAAGGGACATGTCGTGAACGACCTGCTCTGCCGCCGCGTACAGCGAGAAGACAACCGCACGGACCTGCCCCCCACCGGCGCCTGA